A stretch of Mastomys coucha isolate ucsf_1 unplaced genomic scaffold, UCSF_Mcou_1 pScaffold3, whole genome shotgun sequence DNA encodes these proteins:
- the Mif gene encoding macrophage migration inhibitory factor: MPMFIVNTNVPRASVPEGFLSELTQQLAQATGKPAQYIAVHVVPDQLMTFSGTSDPCALCSLHSIGKIGGAQNRNYSKLLCGLLSDRLHISPDRVYINYYDMNAANVGWNGSTFA, translated from the exons ATGCCTATGTTCATTGTGAACACCAATGTTCCCCGCGCCTCCGTGCCAGAGGGGTTTCTCTCCGAGCTCACCCAGCAGCTGGCGCAGGCCACCGGCAAGCCCGCACAG TACATTGCAGTGCACGTGGTCCCGGATCAGCTCATGACTTTTAGCGGCACGAGCGACCCCTGCGCCCTCTGCAGCCTGCACAGCATCGGCAAGATCGGTGGCGCCCAGAACCGCAACTACAGCAAGCTGCTGTGCGGCCTGCTGTCCGATCGCCTGCACATCAGCCCGGACCG GGTCTACATCAACTATTACGACATGAACGCAGCCAACGTGGGCTGGAACGGTTCCACCTTCGCTTGA
- the Derl3 gene encoding derlin-3 isoform X1, with amino-acid sequence MAGPRLAAGFLQVPAVTRAYTAACVLTTAAVQLELLSPFQLYFNPHLVFRKFQVWRLITTFLFFGPLGFGFFFNMLFVFRYCRMLEEGSFRGRKADFVFMFLFGGVLMTLLGFLGSLLFLGQALMAMLVYVWSRRSPHVRVNFFGLLNFKAPFLPWALMGFSLLLGNSVITDLLGIVVGHIYYFLEDVFPNQPGGKRLLLTPSFLKLLLDDPQEDPNYQPLPEEQPEP; translated from the exons ATGGCTGGGCCGAGGCTGGCGGCGGGCTTCCTGCAGGTGCCCGCGGTTACACGAGCCTACACCGCGGCCTGCGTCCTCACCACGGCCGCAGTG CAGCTGGAACTCCTCAGCCCCTTCCAGCTCTACTTCAACCCGCACCTGGTGTTCCGGAAGTTCCAG GTCTGGAGGCTCATCACCACCTTCCTCTTCTTCGGGCCCCTGGGATTCGGCTTCTTTTTCAACATGCTCTTCGT GTTCCGCTACTGCCGCATGCTGGAGGAGGGTTCTTTCCGGGGCCGCAAGGCTGACTTCGTTTTCATGTTTCTCTTCGGTGGTGTTCTTATGACT CTGCTGGGATTCCTAGGCAGCCTGCTGTTCCTGGGACAGGCCCTCATGGCCATGCTGGTCTATGTATGGAGCCGTCGCAGCCCTCACGTGAGGGTCAACTTCTTTGGCTTACTCAACTTCAAGGCGCCATTCCTGCCCTGGGCCCTCATGGGCTTCTCGCTGCTGCTGGGCAACTCGGTTATCACAGACCTGCTAG GGATCGTCGTGGGCCACATCTACTACTTCCTAGAAGATGTCTTTCCCAACCAGCCTGGCGGCAAGCGACTGCTACTGACCCCCAGCTTTCT GAAGCTGCTACTAGATGACCCTCAGGAGGACCCCAATTACCAGCCCcttccggaagagcagccagagccctAA
- the Derl3 gene encoding derlin-3 isoform X3 yields MAGPRLAAGFLQVPAVTRAYTAACVLTTAAVQLELLSPFQLYFNPHLVFRKFQCCRFRYCRMLEEGSFRGRKADFVFMFLFGGVLMTLLGFLGSLLFLGQALMAMLVYVWSRRSPHVRVNFFGLLNFKAPFLPWALMGFSLLLGNSVITDLLGIVVGHIYYFLEDVFPNQPGGKRLLLTPSFLKLLLDDPQEDPNYQPLPEEQPEP; encoded by the exons ATGGCTGGGCCGAGGCTGGCGGCGGGCTTCCTGCAGGTGCCCGCGGTTACACGAGCCTACACCGCGGCCTGCGTCCTCACCACGGCCGCAGTG CAGCTGGAACTCCTCAGCCCCTTCCAGCTCTACTTCAACCCGCACCTGGTGTTCCGGAAGTTCCAG TGTTGCAGGTTCCGCTACTGCCGCATGCTGGAGGAGGGTTCTTTCCGGGGCCGCAAGGCTGACTTCGTTTTCATGTTTCTCTTCGGTGGTGTTCTTATGACT CTGCTGGGATTCCTAGGCAGCCTGCTGTTCCTGGGACAGGCCCTCATGGCCATGCTGGTCTATGTATGGAGCCGTCGCAGCCCTCACGTGAGGGTCAACTTCTTTGGCTTACTCAACTTCAAGGCGCCATTCCTGCCCTGGGCCCTCATGGGCTTCTCGCTGCTGCTGGGCAACTCGGTTATCACAGACCTGCTAG GGATCGTCGTGGGCCACATCTACTACTTCCTAGAAGATGTCTTTCCCAACCAGCCTGGCGGCAAGCGACTGCTACTGACCCCCAGCTTTCT GAAGCTGCTACTAGATGACCCTCAGGAGGACCCCAATTACCAGCCCcttccggaagagcagccagagccctAA
- the Derl3 gene encoding derlin-3 isoform X4 — protein MAGPRLAAGFLQVPAVTRAYTAACVLTTAAVLELLSPFQLYFNPHLVFRKFQCCRFRYCRMLEEGSFRGRKADFVFMFLFGGVLMTLLGFLGSLLFLGQALMAMLVYVWSRRSPHVRVNFFGLLNFKAPFLPWALMGFSLLLGNSVITDLLGIVVGHIYYFLEDVFPNQPGGKRLLLTPSFLKLLLDDPQEDPNYQPLPEEQPEP, from the exons ATGGCTGGGCCGAGGCTGGCGGCGGGCTTCCTGCAGGTGCCCGCGGTTACACGAGCCTACACCGCGGCCTGCGTCCTCACCACGGCCGCAGTG CTGGAACTCCTCAGCCCCTTCCAGCTCTACTTCAACCCGCACCTGGTGTTCCGGAAGTTCCAG TGTTGCAGGTTCCGCTACTGCCGCATGCTGGAGGAGGGTTCTTTCCGGGGCCGCAAGGCTGACTTCGTTTTCATGTTTCTCTTCGGTGGTGTTCTTATGACT CTGCTGGGATTCCTAGGCAGCCTGCTGTTCCTGGGACAGGCCCTCATGGCCATGCTGGTCTATGTATGGAGCCGTCGCAGCCCTCACGTGAGGGTCAACTTCTTTGGCTTACTCAACTTCAAGGCGCCATTCCTGCCCTGGGCCCTCATGGGCTTCTCGCTGCTGCTGGGCAACTCGGTTATCACAGACCTGCTAG GGATCGTCGTGGGCCACATCTACTACTTCCTAGAAGATGTCTTTCCCAACCAGCCTGGCGGCAAGCGACTGCTACTGACCCCCAGCTTTCT GAAGCTGCTACTAGATGACCCTCAGGAGGACCCCAATTACCAGCCCcttccggaagagcagccagagccctAA
- the Derl3 gene encoding derlin-3 isoform X2 translates to MAGPRLAAGFLQVPAVTRAYTAACVLTTAAVLELLSPFQLYFNPHLVFRKFQVWRLITTFLFFGPLGFGFFFNMLFVFRYCRMLEEGSFRGRKADFVFMFLFGGVLMTLLGFLGSLLFLGQALMAMLVYVWSRRSPHVRVNFFGLLNFKAPFLPWALMGFSLLLGNSVITDLLGIVVGHIYYFLEDVFPNQPGGKRLLLTPSFLKLLLDDPQEDPNYQPLPEEQPEP, encoded by the exons ATGGCTGGGCCGAGGCTGGCGGCGGGCTTCCTGCAGGTGCCCGCGGTTACACGAGCCTACACCGCGGCCTGCGTCCTCACCACGGCCGCAGTG CTGGAACTCCTCAGCCCCTTCCAGCTCTACTTCAACCCGCACCTGGTGTTCCGGAAGTTCCAG GTCTGGAGGCTCATCACCACCTTCCTCTTCTTCGGGCCCCTGGGATTCGGCTTCTTTTTCAACATGCTCTTCGT GTTCCGCTACTGCCGCATGCTGGAGGAGGGTTCTTTCCGGGGCCGCAAGGCTGACTTCGTTTTCATGTTTCTCTTCGGTGGTGTTCTTATGACT CTGCTGGGATTCCTAGGCAGCCTGCTGTTCCTGGGACAGGCCCTCATGGCCATGCTGGTCTATGTATGGAGCCGTCGCAGCCCTCACGTGAGGGTCAACTTCTTTGGCTTACTCAACTTCAAGGCGCCATTCCTGCCCTGGGCCCTCATGGGCTTCTCGCTGCTGCTGGGCAACTCGGTTATCACAGACCTGCTAG GGATCGTCGTGGGCCACATCTACTACTTCCTAGAAGATGTCTTTCCCAACCAGCCTGGCGGCAAGCGACTGCTACTGACCCCCAGCTTTCT GAAGCTGCTACTAGATGACCCTCAGGAGGACCCCAATTACCAGCCCcttccggaagagcagccagagccctAA